One Gimesia sp. DNA segment encodes these proteins:
- the leuC gene encoding 3-isopropylmalate dehydratase large subunit, with the protein MSNTQNLFNKVWDLHAVKTLESGQDQLLIGLHLIHEVTSPQAFEMLRDRDLKVLFPERTIATVDHIVPTENQARPFEDNLAEQMMSAIEKNCAEFGVTLLDVSDDRQGIVHVVGPEQGLTQPGMTIVCGDSHTSTHGAFGSIALGIGTSQVAHVLATQTMALGRPKVRQVKVNGELGPGVTAKDVTLYIIRKLGVQGGVGYAYEYAGDVFDRMTMEERMTVCNMSIEGGARCGYINPDQTTIDYLRGRPHAPQGEAFEKAAEWWLSLASGPDAEFDDVVEFDAADIEPTVTWGITPAQSVGVSESLPTVSSYPADEQTLIKEAYRYMELEENQPIKGQKIDVAFIGSCTNSRISDLREAAKVVEGRHVAEHVKALVVPGSQLVRKQAIEEGLDKIFIEAGFEWREAGCSMCLAMNPDKLVGNQLCASSSNRNFKGRQGSPTGRTLLMSPTMVAAAAVSGCVTDVRELSGAATA; encoded by the coding sequence ATGAGTAACACACAAAACCTGTTTAACAAAGTCTGGGATTTACACGCCGTCAAAACTCTGGAATCCGGTCAGGATCAGCTGCTGATCGGCCTGCACTTGATTCACGAAGTAACCAGTCCTCAAGCTTTCGAAATGTTACGCGACCGTGATCTTAAAGTTTTGTTCCCTGAACGGACCATTGCCACAGTCGACCACATCGTCCCCACTGAGAATCAGGCACGCCCCTTCGAAGACAACCTGGCAGAACAGATGATGTCTGCGATCGAGAAGAACTGTGCGGAATTTGGCGTCACGCTGCTAGATGTCTCCGATGACCGTCAGGGTATTGTGCACGTCGTTGGGCCGGAACAGGGACTGACACAACCCGGCATGACAATTGTCTGTGGTGACAGCCATACGAGTACTCACGGCGCTTTTGGTTCGATCGCACTGGGAATTGGGACCAGCCAGGTTGCCCATGTGCTGGCCACCCAAACCATGGCACTGGGACGTCCTAAAGTCCGCCAGGTTAAGGTGAACGGTGAACTTGGACCAGGCGTAACCGCAAAGGATGTCACCCTTTACATCATCCGCAAACTGGGTGTTCAAGGTGGCGTTGGATACGCCTACGAATATGCCGGCGATGTCTTCGACCGAATGACAATGGAAGAGCGGATGACGGTCTGCAACATGAGCATCGAAGGTGGTGCCCGCTGTGGATATATCAATCCCGACCAGACCACTATCGATTATCTCCGGGGGCGCCCGCATGCTCCCCAGGGAGAGGCTTTCGAGAAAGCAGCCGAATGGTGGCTCAGTCTGGCCTCTGGCCCGGATGCCGAGTTTGACGATGTTGTTGAATTCGATGCAGCTGATATCGAACCTACTGTGACCTGGGGTATCACCCCCGCACAATCCGTTGGCGTTTCCGAGTCACTGCCCACTGTCTCCAGCTATCCTGCAGACGAGCAGACGCTGATCAAAGAAGCCTATCGGTACATGGAACTCGAAGAGAACCAGCCGATCAAAGGCCAGAAGATCGACGTCGCTTTCATCGGCTCATGTACCAACTCGCGAATTTCCGACCTGCGTGAAGCAGCGAAAGTCGTCGAGGGACGGCATGTTGCAGAACACGTTAAAGCCCTCGTTGTTCCCGGCTCTCAGCTGGTTCGTAAACAGGCCATCGAAGAAGGACTGGATAAAATCTTCATCGAAGCTGGCTTTGAATGGCGTGAAGCCGGTTGTTCCATGTGTCTGGCCATGAACCCGGATAAACTGGTGGGCAACCAGCTGTGTGCTTCTTCCAGCAACCGTAATTTCAAAGGACGACAGGGAAGCCCCACAGGCCGTACCCTGCTGATGAGCCCGACCATGGTTGCCGCTGCTGCCGTCAGTGGCTGCGTCACCGATGTCCGCGAGCTGTCAGGTGCCGCTACCGCGTAA
- the leuD gene encoding 3-isopropylmalate dehydratase small subunit: MTKIESVTGTGIPLLLDDIDTDRIIPARFLRCVTFEGLGEHAFEDDRLQDPDHPFDKPQYQNASILIGGRNFGCGSSREHAPQSLIRWGIQAIIAESYAEIFFGNCTSLGVPAVCASRKSLEQLDQAVKANPDQEITVDLLTMKVRCGDQEFDCTLPDNARSALTTGTYDFLAQLLKSTDEIKDRAADVPYFTSFA, from the coding sequence ATGACTAAAATTGAATCCGTAACCGGAACAGGTATCCCTCTGCTGCTGGATGACATCGATACAGACCGCATCATTCCCGCCCGCTTTTTGCGGTGCGTAACCTTTGAAGGTCTGGGAGAGCATGCATTCGAAGACGATCGCCTGCAGGACCCGGACCATCCGTTCGATAAACCCCAATACCAGAACGCGTCCATCCTGATCGGCGGACGAAATTTCGGCTGTGGCTCTTCACGTGAACACGCCCCCCAGTCATTGATTCGCTGGGGAATCCAGGCGATTATCGCTGAATCCTATGCGGAAATTTTCTTCGGCAACTGCACCTCACTGGGTGTACCCGCCGTCTGTGCTTCGCGTAAATCTCTGGAACAACTGGATCAGGCTGTGAAGGCCAATCCCGACCAGGAAATCACTGTCGACCTGTTGACAATGAAGGTTCGTTGTGGTGATCAGGAGTTCGATTGCACGCTGCCTGATAATGCACGCTCCGCCTTGACCACAGGTACCTATGACTTCCTGGCACAGCTGCTCAAGAGTACTGACGAAATCAAAGACCGGGCCGCTGATGTGCCTTACTTTACTTCGTTTGCCTGA
- a CDS encoding FAD:protein FMN transferase, whose translation MSEKKSRSNRRDFLTGRVLKQAAERVGNDIADYLNDATEDFAAPSGGSTIRLSTRAMATEFAVVMNPGPSQQVMHASDALDLIHELEHLMTVYKPTSEMSRVNAQAANGAISMDPRLFEILDRSREISVDTKGGFDPSSGPLIALWRECRLQGRIPTENEISDCLSHTGIDQFEFDNLAHTIRYCSPQNELNLGGIGKGYALDQAGRFLQDQELEDWLFYGGFSSILARGTHNQLPGWPVGIKNPLFTSQRLGTILLKDCSMSTSGSSVQHFRHQGKRYGHILDPRTGWPVSELLSVTVIAPDAALADALSTAFYVIGIEKALEYCDNHTEIGTILIPPPAHGRKLSPVIRGIPNEFLFLDRDQLLS comes from the coding sequence ATGTCAGAAAAAAAATCGAGAAGTAATCGGCGAGACTTTCTGACCGGCCGCGTCCTGAAACAGGCTGCGGAGCGGGTTGGAAACGATATTGCTGATTACCTGAATGACGCGACGGAAGATTTTGCCGCCCCCTCCGGTGGCTCAACAATCCGTCTGAGCACACGGGCCATGGCAACTGAGTTTGCAGTTGTCATGAACCCCGGCCCCAGTCAACAGGTGATGCACGCCTCCGATGCTCTGGACCTGATCCATGAGCTCGAACATCTGATGACAGTCTACAAGCCCACCAGTGAGATGTCGCGCGTCAATGCACAGGCCGCAAATGGTGCCATCTCCATGGATCCGCGACTATTTGAAATCCTGGACCGCTCACGCGAAATCAGCGTTGATACGAAAGGTGGCTTTGATCCCTCCTCCGGTCCCTTGATTGCTCTCTGGCGTGAATGCCGCCTGCAGGGACGGATTCCCACTGAAAACGAGATTTCAGACTGCCTGTCTCATACCGGCATCGATCAGTTTGAATTTGACAATCTGGCCCACACCATCCGCTATTGCTCGCCCCAAAATGAACTCAATCTGGGAGGCATCGGCAAAGGCTATGCCCTTGACCAGGCAGGACGGTTTCTACAAGATCAGGAACTGGAAGACTGGCTCTTCTACGGCGGCTTTAGCAGTATTCTGGCCCGGGGCACACACAATCAACTGCCAGGCTGGCCTGTGGGAATTAAAAACCCACTGTTTACCAGCCAGCGACTGGGGACGATACTGCTCAAGGACTGCTCGATGTCGACCAGCGGTTCTTCCGTGCAGCATTTTCGGCATCAAGGGAAGCGTTACGGGCATATTCTCGACCCCAGAACAGGCTGGCCGGTCTCAGAATTACTGTCTGTAACGGTTATTGCCCCTGATGCAGCCCTGGCAGACGCACTTTCCACCGCTTTTTACGTAATCGGCATCGAAAAGGCTCTGGAGTATTGCGATAATCATACAGAAATCGGTACGATCTTAATTCCCCCGCCTGCGCATGGCAGAAAACTCTCTCCGGTGATTCGTGGAATCCCCAATGAGTTTCTGTTCCTGGACCGCGACCAATTGTTGTCATAA
- a CDS encoding Gfo/Idh/MocA family oxidoreductase has product MNLTPEQEQIGKDNFNEAVSFTRRDFITTAAAATTGLGAAYFGYEKLKGKPVKVGFIGTGDEGSVLITQHPPEYMEIVAIADLRPSNRKKAMHGHGNEHRVGLINKLGDEKAAKIKQFDDHKKLIAAKDQLGLEAVVIAVPLSQHAPIAMAALDAGLHVLSEKLMAHNITECKELIKKAREKNLLLAVGHQRHYSVLYDNANQLVKTGLLGDIRHIRAQWHRNNSFPGRDSWRKGVPKEDKAALEKVVQEYGYDNMDELINWRLYNKTGGGLMAELGSHQLDACSIFLGKVHPLAVQGYGGKNFYGVKGIGSKDKQEDDREIDDHVYVTFEFPGPHYDPETNPRDICIVTYSSINTNRWEPYGETVLGSRGTLIMKTEKEALLFKEASPSTGGGGPDQRLWVIKSSDGSGPVLDAYETTAPSAAASDTTKAMGDEISRGYTEEMEHFCHCIRTDNHKGPLEGGLKCNGTVAMADAIMALTANLAMKHKVRIEFKPEWFDPENPATPEADFADKTA; this is encoded by the coding sequence ATGAATTTGACACCTGAACAGGAACAAATCGGTAAAGACAACTTCAACGAAGCAGTTTCGTTCACACGACGTGATTTCATCACGACCGCTGCAGCTGCGACAACCGGCCTGGGAGCTGCCTACTTCGGCTATGAAAAGCTCAAAGGTAAGCCGGTGAAAGTTGGTTTTATCGGCACCGGTGATGAAGGCAGCGTGCTCATCACACAGCACCCGCCCGAATACATGGAGATCGTGGCGATTGCCGACCTGCGGCCTTCCAACCGTAAAAAAGCCATGCACGGTCACGGTAACGAACACCGCGTGGGTCTGATCAATAAACTGGGTGATGAAAAAGCAGCCAAGATCAAACAGTTTGATGATCATAAGAAGCTGATCGCCGCCAAGGACCAGCTGGGTCTGGAAGCAGTCGTCATCGCCGTTCCGCTGAGCCAGCATGCTCCGATCGCCATGGCAGCTCTGGATGCAGGACTACATGTCCTCTCTGAAAAGCTGATGGCTCACAATATTACCGAGTGTAAAGAGCTCATCAAAAAAGCCCGTGAGAAAAATCTGCTGCTGGCTGTAGGTCACCAGCGTCATTACAGCGTTCTGTACGATAACGCCAACCAGCTGGTCAAAACCGGTCTGCTGGGCGATATTCGCCACATCCGCGCTCAATGGCACCGCAACAACAGCTTCCCCGGTCGTGACAGCTGGCGGAAGGGTGTTCCCAAAGAGGACAAAGCAGCCTTGGAGAAAGTAGTCCAGGAATACGGCTACGACAATATGGACGAGCTCATCAACTGGCGTCTGTACAATAAGACCGGTGGTGGCCTGATGGCAGAGCTGGGTAGTCACCAGTTGGACGCCTGCAGTATCTTCCTGGGTAAAGTTCATCCGCTGGCCGTTCAGGGTTACGGCGGGAAAAACTTCTACGGTGTCAAAGGCATCGGATCCAAGGACAAACAGGAAGATGATCGCGAGATCGACGATCACGTCTACGTGACCTTCGAATTCCCCGGTCCTCACTATGATCCGGAAACGAATCCGCGTGACATCTGCATCGTGACTTACTCCTCGATCAACACCAACCGCTGGGAACCTTACGGTGAAACCGTCCTCGGTAGCCGGGGAACCCTGATCATGAAAACCGAAAAAGAAGCGCTGCTATTTAAAGAAGCCAGCCCTTCTACCGGTGGCGGTGGTCCTGACCAGCGTCTGTGGGTCATCAAGTCCAGCGATGGAAGTGGCCCGGTTCTCGATGCATACGAAACGACAGCACCTTCGGCTGCTGCTTCAGACACGACCAAAGCCATGGGCGATGAAATCAGCCGCGGTTACACGGAAGAGATGGAACACTTCTGTCACTGTATTCGTACCGACAACCACAAAGGTCCTCTTGAAGGCGGCCTGAAGTGTAACGGTACGGTCGCGATGGCAGATGCGATCATGGCACTCACAGCAAACCTGGCCATGAAGCACAAAGTCCGCATCGAGTTCAAACCGGAATGGTTCGATCCCGAGAACCCGGCCACCCCGGAAGCCGACTTTGCAGATAAAACTGCCTGA
- a CDS encoding MFS transporter — translation MSEGRKAGLFLIFVTVFIDLLGFGIVLPLLPRYGEHFEAGGTTLGLLMASFSAMQFLFAPIWGRLSDRVGRRPILILGLVGSTFFYGLFGFATSLGNTGTFLGIGALTWLFITRIGAGIAGATIPTAQAYIADITGPKERGKGMALIGAAFGIGFTFGPLIGAAFVSAEAGATPSAAPGYVASVLSGIAALLSIFKLPESLQQKTTESQTRRHHWFDIASFRHALSKPRIGLILLTIFLTTFAFAQFESTLSLLTQELGFAARSNFFIFAYIGLILTLSQGILVRRLIPKLGEFRMGLIGIILMVIGLVLIGVAGNSGSYPLLYAVLPISVIGFSATTPSLQSLLSLNTSEDEQGGILGVGQSISALARILGPLAGIILFKGTSNGLVAGSITAPYWAGAGIMVLGLLLMSGLRSGNSESNVSTQVET, via the coding sequence GTGTCGGAAGGACGCAAGGCAGGCCTGTTTCTCATCTTCGTAACTGTTTTTATTGATCTGCTCGGTTTTGGAATCGTACTCCCCCTGCTCCCGCGATATGGAGAGCATTTTGAAGCAGGCGGTACCACGCTCGGACTGTTAATGGCATCCTTTTCCGCCATGCAGTTTCTGTTCGCCCCGATCTGGGGGCGCCTGTCAGACCGTGTGGGACGTCGTCCGATATTGATTCTGGGACTCGTGGGCTCCACCTTCTTCTACGGCCTGTTCGGTTTCGCGACCTCGCTGGGGAACACGGGAACATTTCTGGGGATCGGCGCTTTAACCTGGCTCTTTATCACACGCATCGGAGCCGGCATCGCCGGAGCCACGATTCCGACAGCGCAAGCATACATCGCCGACATTACCGGTCCCAAAGAGCGCGGTAAAGGCATGGCCCTGATCGGTGCCGCCTTCGGTATCGGATTTACGTTCGGTCCACTCATCGGTGCTGCTTTTGTTTCTGCAGAAGCGGGAGCGACTCCCAGTGCTGCTCCCGGCTATGTGGCCAGCGTGCTCTCCGGCATCGCTGCGCTGCTGTCCATTTTCAAATTACCGGAATCACTCCAGCAGAAAACGACAGAGTCACAGACGCGCCGCCACCACTGGTTTGATATCGCCAGCTTCAGGCATGCACTCTCGAAACCACGGATCGGCCTGATTCTGTTGACGATCTTTTTAACCACCTTCGCTTTTGCCCAGTTCGAATCCACCCTCTCACTGCTCACGCAGGAACTCGGATTCGCTGCCCGCAGCAACTTCTTCATCTTTGCTTACATTGGTCTGATCCTGACGCTCAGCCAGGGAATTCTTGTGCGACGCCTGATCCCCAAGCTGGGGGAGTTTCGTATGGGCCTCATCGGAATCATCTTGATGGTCATCGGCCTGGTATTGATCGGAGTCGCCGGCAATTCCGGCTCCTATCCCCTGCTCTACGCGGTTCTCCCCATCTCGGTGATCGGCTTTTCTGCAACCACCCCTTCCCTGCAGTCTCTGCTTTCGCTGAATACTTCAGAGGATGAACAGGGAGGAATCCTGGGAGTCGGTCAGAGTATCTCAGCTCTGGCTCGAATCCTGGGGCCGCTGGCAGGAATCATTCTATTCAAGGGGACCAGTAATGGACTGGTCGCCGGCAGCATTACCGCTCCCTACTGGGCGGGAGCAGGGATCATGGTATTGGGGCTGCTGTTGATGAGCGGTCTTAGATCAGGCAATTCAGAATCGAATGTTTCTACACAAGTCGAAACTTAA
- a CDS encoding DUF1573 domain-containing protein, with protein sequence MLNRILQSKWTRRSLLTLATLPFVLSSIAYWNGSTVQKSMAGAPRPALAFETFLVDRGMIKETERVVGARFRFKNLSDQTVTVKELIPSCGCLQPHLEKRVYEPHESGEFILKMETAGESPGQKELFVDFKYEDTMERVARLTFKVELPVRRLVVKPKALVIYQFTPGRTVHPVTVSDYRGGKDFEITGVKSTSKYAKVELGALENNDGLRQQKVDVIVEDLVPPGKHDGLVVIKTNDTDFPELYVPLIIQGPDQKTVLRPEVASPQAN encoded by the coding sequence ATGCTCAATCGAATCTTACAGTCAAAATGGACCAGACGCAGCTTACTCACTCTGGCCACTTTACCATTCGTCCTTTCCAGTATCGCTTACTGGAATGGTTCTACCGTGCAGAAATCGATGGCAGGAGCCCCTCGCCCTGCCCTGGCATTTGAAACATTTCTAGTTGACCGGGGAATGATCAAAGAGACCGAACGTGTCGTCGGTGCCCGATTTCGCTTCAAAAACCTGAGCGATCAGACCGTCACCGTCAAAGAACTCATTCCCAGTTGTGGCTGTCTGCAACCTCATCTGGAGAAACGGGTCTATGAACCTCATGAATCAGGCGAGTTCATCCTGAAAATGGAAACGGCGGGTGAATCTCCCGGACAGAAGGAGCTCTTCGTCGACTTCAAATACGAAGATACGATGGAACGCGTGGCCCGCCTGACCTTCAAAGTGGAACTGCCCGTACGCAGACTGGTTGTTAAACCGAAAGCACTGGTGATCTACCAGTTCACCCCCGGTCGCACCGTCCACCCCGTGACAGTCTCCGATTATCGTGGCGGTAAAGATTTTGAAATCACCGGCGTCAAAAGCACATCCAAATATGCCAAGGTGGAACTCGGTGCACTGGAAAACAATGATGGACTCCGACAACAAAAAGTGGATGTGATCGTAGAAGATCTTGTCCCCCCGGGAAAACATGACGGCCTGGTTGTGATTAAAACCAACGACACTGATTTCCCGGAACTCTACGTGCCTTTAATAATCCAGGGCCCCGATCAGAAAACCGTTCTCAGGCCCGAAGTCGCTTCGCCTCAGGCTAATTGA